The following coding sequences are from one Mycolicibacterium aichiense window:
- a CDS encoding diguanylate cyclase domain-containing protein: MAETELDAQLETLVRRAGRTALAVVFVVTAADWLGWATGTERLTRVFRSWPQMTPWGALVMATLGVAILLQSGRATPGRVWVARALAMACAAIATVFIAEYATGLAFGVDRLWFPGGVAAMQRPYPGRPAVQTAVTVLLLGIAVALMRLDHRAVRSVRTVCLVSAAIMPFLVTVVYTFHALSVIETTPSTGMGIATAVSLLLLIAATFAGRVDANPVAWLLARPDGLGLVRMAALFVALPLVVGLSRLAFLAFGVEEGAVWPLSISAGAAVIGVAVFYLSQREQRLLIDRALLIREREDAEARYRILAENAVDAVIHLRGTQVVWASPSVRTTFGDRSWIGSDFDRHIHADDVGLVSVGRQPTGAAEPAVERFRIMRADGGHHWVDCRSKPYVGGDGETDGVIAALRVVDDQVEFERRLERLARFDELTGLVNRAEAIARLESALAALASDGGCLGVLFCDVDGFKRINDQWGHAVGDTVLAALATRIRDCVRQGDTVGRTGGDEILVLLPAVRDLDAVIEIAESIRHRAAEPIYHPGGIIHASLSIGATLAVPGETATTATARADEAMYRAKETGRNTVVQVLGA; this comes from the coding sequence ATGGCCGAGACCGAACTCGACGCGCAGCTCGAAACTTTGGTGCGTCGAGCCGGCCGCACGGCCCTGGCGGTGGTCTTTGTGGTCACCGCTGCGGACTGGCTCGGCTGGGCGACCGGTACCGAGCGGTTGACCAGAGTCTTTCGGTCGTGGCCGCAGATGACGCCCTGGGGCGCGCTGGTGATGGCCACTCTGGGTGTGGCAATCCTGTTGCAGTCCGGCCGTGCCACCCCCGGGCGGGTTTGGGTCGCGCGCGCGTTGGCCATGGCCTGTGCGGCGATCGCGACGGTATTCATCGCCGAATACGCAACCGGCCTGGCCTTCGGGGTGGACAGGCTGTGGTTCCCCGGCGGCGTCGCGGCCATGCAGCGGCCATATCCGGGTCGCCCGGCCGTCCAGACGGCGGTGACGGTCCTCTTGCTCGGGATCGCGGTCGCGCTGATGCGCCTGGACCATCGGGCGGTCAGATCGGTGCGAACGGTGTGCCTGGTGTCCGCGGCGATCATGCCGTTCCTGGTGACGGTGGTCTACACGTTCCACGCGCTCTCCGTCATCGAGACGACGCCGTCAACCGGGATGGGAATTGCGACCGCAGTCAGCTTGCTGCTGCTGATCGCCGCGACCTTCGCCGGGCGCGTCGACGCCAATCCCGTGGCGTGGCTACTGGCGCGCCCCGATGGTCTGGGACTGGTCCGGATGGCTGCGTTGTTTGTCGCCTTGCCGCTCGTCGTCGGGCTGTCCCGATTGGCGTTCCTCGCATTCGGGGTCGAGGAGGGTGCGGTGTGGCCGCTGTCGATCTCGGCGGGCGCCGCGGTGATCGGCGTCGCGGTGTTCTACCTGAGCCAGCGTGAACAGCGCCTGCTGATCGACAGGGCACTGCTGATCCGCGAACGCGAGGACGCCGAAGCGCGCTACCGGATCCTCGCCGAGAACGCCGTGGACGCCGTCATCCATCTGCGAGGTACCCAGGTCGTGTGGGCTTCACCTTCGGTCCGAACGACTTTCGGCGACAGATCGTGGATCGGATCGGACTTCGATCGCCACATCCACGCCGACGATGTGGGTTTGGTCAGCGTGGGACGACAGCCCACCGGCGCCGCGGAACCCGCCGTCGAACGGTTCCGGATCATGCGCGCCGACGGCGGACACCACTGGGTCGACTGTCGCTCGAAACCATACGTGGGCGGCGACGGGGAGACCGACGGCGTGATCGCGGCCCTGCGCGTCGTCGATGACCAGGTCGAGTTCGAGCGCCGGCTCGAGCGGCTGGCCCGGTTCGACGAACTCACCGGGTTGGTCAACCGGGCCGAGGCGATCGCCCGTCTCGAATCAGCGCTGGCCGCCCTGGCCTCCGACGGCGGCTGCCTGGGTGTGCTGTTCTGCGACGTCGACGGTTTCAAGCGCATCAACGACCAGTGGGGGCACGCGGTCGGGGACACCGTGCTCGCGGCCCTGGCGACCCGCATCCGTGACTGCGTGCGTCAGGGCGACACGGTCGGGCGAACCGGTGGCGACGAGATCCTCGTCCTGTTGCCCGCGGTCCGCGACCTCGATGCCGTCATCGAAATCGCGGAATCGATCCGGCATCGCGCGGCTGAACCGATTTACCACCCGGGCGGAATCATCCACGCCAGCTTGAGCATTGGCGCCACCCTCGCCGTTCCCGGTGAAACTGCCACCACCGCGACGGCGCGCGCGGACGAGGCGATGTACCGAGCCAAGGAAACGGGCCGCAACACCGTCGTCCAGGTGCTCGGCGCCTAG
- a CDS encoding SDR family oxidoreductase encodes MSFSGKTMFISGASRGIGLAIAKRVAADGANIALVAKTTEPHPKLPGTIYTAAKEIEEAGGQALPIVGDVRDGDSVAAAVAKAVEQFGAIDICVNNASAINLGSIEEVPLKRFDLMNGIQVRGTYAVSQACIPHMKGRENPHILTLSPPIRLESQWLKPTPYMMAKFGMTLCALGIAEEMRDAGIASNTLWPRTMVATAAVQNLLGGDEAMARSRKPEVYADAAYAVLSMPARDYTGQTLLCEDVLVDSGVSDLSVYDCIPGSELGVDLWVDTPNPPGYRNP; translated from the coding sequence CCGCCGACGGCGCCAATATCGCGCTGGTGGCCAAGACCACCGAGCCGCATCCCAAGCTGCCCGGCACCATCTACACCGCCGCCAAGGAGATCGAAGAGGCCGGCGGCCAGGCTCTGCCGATCGTCGGCGACGTCCGTGACGGCGACTCGGTGGCCGCCGCCGTGGCCAAGGCGGTCGAACAGTTCGGTGCCATCGACATCTGTGTCAACAACGCCTCGGCCATCAACCTCGGCTCCATCGAGGAGGTGCCGCTCAAGCGGTTCGACCTGATGAACGGCATTCAGGTGCGCGGCACCTACGCCGTCTCGCAGGCCTGCATCCCACACATGAAGGGCCGGGAGAACCCGCACATCCTCACCCTCTCCCCGCCGATCCGGCTGGAATCCCAGTGGCTCAAGCCGACGCCTTACATGATGGCGAAGTTCGGAATGACGTTGTGCGCGTTGGGAATCGCCGAAGAGATGCGCGACGCCGGTATCGCGTCCAACACGCTGTGGCCGCGTACCATGGTCGCCACCGCGGCCGTGCAGAACCTGCTCGGCGGTGACGAGGCGATGGCCCGCTCCCGCAAGCCCGAGGTGTATGCCGACGCCGCTTACGCTGTGCTCAGCATGCCGGCCCGCGACTACACCGGACAGACGCTGCTGTGCGAGGACGTGCTGGTGGACTCCGGCGTCAGCGACCTGTCGGTATACGACTGCATCCCGGGATCGGAGCTGGGAGTGGACCTGTGGGTCGACACCCCCAACCCGCCCGGTTACCGCAACCCCTAG